GCGTGAGCGTAGCCCGAAGCACGCCGACCTTGCCCACACAAGCACAGCGAAGTGTGGGCAAGGGCACGCCCAAAAAAATTAAATCTTAATCCTTGTGCAAAATAAAAATAGAACTGATATTTGAGTAGAAAGTCCCTCCGCATGTATGATTACACGAATAGTTGTCTTAACTTTTGAAGAAAATAAAGTCCAAGAGTTTCTAAGCTTGTTTGATGAACACGCACGGCAAATTAGAAATTATCCCGGTTGTATGGAATTGGTTTTGTGTAAAGATACGCGCATAGCTAATCGCTTTTACACGTACAGTGTGTGGAATTCAGAACAGGACTTAGAAAACTATCGCCAAAGTGATTTTTTTAGACAGTTATGGTCAAAAATAAAAGGGCTGCTGAAAGAAAAGCCTCTTGCTTTTTCTCTGCAAGCGTACAAACAAATTCCTTGATAAAAGAGATATGGGTTTTTGAATTTATCCGTAAATTGCTTTTAGTGCGCTTTCAGCAGTTGGGTATTTGAATGTATAGCCATACTCCTGCGCGCGTAGAGGTTTTACAAGTTGTCCTTCTAAAAGCATAGCGCTCATTTCTCCAAAAATCATTTTAAGCATGAAAGCAGGTACGGGGAATAAATTGGGGCGCTTCAAAACTTTGGCTAGTACTTTACAGAATTCTTTGTTATTAAGTAACTCTGGCGCAGTAGCGTTAATAACGCCCTCTACCTTGTCGTTTTTAATTGCAAATTCGATTAGTCCTATTACGTCATCCCTGTGTATCCACGGGAATCCTTGTTTTCCTGAACCTGTATGCCCACCTACAAACATTTTAAATGGCATAGCCATTTTAGGTAAAGCACCGCCGTCCTTTTCTAAAACTACTCCTATCCGAAGAATCACTAAGCGAGTGTACTTTTCTGCACCTTTTGTGGCTTCTTCCCACATGCGGCAGGTATCGGCAAGAAAGTCATTGCCCGCAGGGCTTCCTTCTGTGGCAATTTGATTATCTAGTTTGCCATAATATCCGACAGCAGATGCATTTATCCACACTTTGGGCTTTTGAATGGCATTTTCAATTGCTGTTTTAATGGCTTGGGTACTTTCTACTCTACTGCTAACAATTAACTTTTTGCGTTCATCTGTCCATCTTTTATCTGCTATGCCTGCACCCGAAAGATTGACCACTGCGTGCGCGCCATCTATTTCTTTACTCCATTCTCCTTGATCTTTTCCGTTCCAAAGTACTTGTTTGACCGTGCTAGGTAATGCAGGATTGTTTTTTCTTACCAAAGAAACTACATCGTACCCCTTTTGGACTAGGTATTCAGTTAGG
The genomic region above belongs to Bacteroidia bacterium and contains:
- a CDS encoding antibiotic biosynthesis monooxygenase — protein: MITRIVVLTFEENKVQEFLSLFDEHARQIRNYPGCMELVLCKDTRIANRFYTYSVWNSEQDLENYRQSDFFRQLWSKIKGLLKEKPLAFSLQAYKQIP
- a CDS encoding TIGR01777 family oxidoreductase, producing the protein MKVVLAGCTGFIGKPLTEYLVQKGYDVVSLVRKNNPALPSTVKQVLWNGKDQGEWSKEIDGAHAVVNLSGAGIADKRWTDERKKLIVSSRVESTQAIKTAIENAIQKPKVWINASAVGYYGKLDNQIATEGSPAGNDFLADTCRMWEEATKGAEKYTRLVILRIGVVLEKDGGALPKMAMPFKMFVGGHTGSGKQGFPWIHRDDVIGLIEFAIKNDKVEGVINATAPELLNNKEFCKVLAKVLKRPNLFPVPAFMLKMIFGEMSAMLLEGQLVKPLRAQEYGYTFKYPTAESALKAIYG